The nucleotide window agacaattttttttgtccattgTCATGAGAATCAAAAAGCCACCTGAGAAAGCTTTCTTTACTACATAAGGCCCTTCGTAATTAAGAGTCCATTTCCCACGATATTCTCTGTGAGGGGGCAGAATCCTTTCCGCCACTAAGTCGCCCGCTTCAAAATTTTGTGGGTGGACTTTCTTGTCGTGTGTTCTCATCATTCGTCTCTGATATAATTGACCTTTACAAAGTGCCTCCATCCTCTCTTCTTCAATCAAGTTCAATTGCTCGTATCTTGCATTGACCCAATTTGTCTCCTCTAAGCTTGCTTCTATGGCAACCCGGAGAGATAGGATTTCAAACTTCGATGGGTAGCACTACTTCGGTCCCGTAGACTAATGAAAATGGAGTTCCACCCGTTGAAGTGCGCTCAGATGTCTTATAACCATATAGGGCATAGGGAAGCTTTTCAGACCAATATTTGTAAGTCACCACCATTTTCTCTATGATCTTCTTGAGGTTCTTATAGGCCGCTTCGACAGCTTCGTTCATCTTAGGCATGTAGGGTGTTGAATTATGATGTTTAATGGAGAAGTGCTCACACAACtctttcatcattttattattgaAATTTAATGATCCTTTCAGGGACTCCATACCGACATATGATATCTTTCTTCGTGAAACGTACTACCACACTACTCATTAGTCAATGGCCACCAATATGAATCGATGTCTATTGGAGGCTCCCAATGATGACATTTGATGACATATCTGATACAATCTTTCTCTATGGTAAACCAATAATATTCGGTTCAAATTATTTTCCTCATCATGGCATAGCCACTAGAATGAGTTATACACAACCCATCATGCACTTCTTTCATTATCATATTTGTCTCATCTATATCCACACATCGCAACAAAATCATCCCAGAACTTTGCTTATACAGAACATTGCCATTCAACATAAAGGATGCGAACAATCTTTGATGAATCCTCTTGTCATTTTCTGATGCTCTTTCTGGGTATTCCTTCTTTTCTAAATATAGTTTGTTATCATGAAACCATGGTTTTCCATCCGACTCCCTCTTTATATTCGAATAATAAGCACACTTCTCCTTTTTTTCAATCTCTATGACTTGAACTTGCCCGTTAGGATATAGGTCAAACATTGAAGCTAGTGTTGCCAGCGTGTTTGCTATCTGATTCTCTTCCCTTAGGATGTGATCAAACACGATGTCATCAAACAAATTCATCCCCTCTTTAATGAATCGGTGGTATGGTATCGATTTCTCATCTTTAGTCTTCCATTCATCATTCAACTGACAAATCACTAATTGAGAATCACCGTATACTTGCAACTTTCTGATTTCATTGTTATGGCTGCTTGAACACCCATGGTGCAGAATTCATACTTAGCTATATCGTTGGTAAATTCGAATTATCATTTGGCGGTAAAATGTATGACTTTTCGTTCTGGATAGATAAGAATGGCACCAACTCCTGACCCCACCATGTTGGAGGACCCATCAAACACCAAAGTACATCTTTCCTTTGCTTCCCTTTCTCCATCATTTAAAGATAGAGCCATCACGTCTCCATCTGGAAAAGCCAACATTCATTGGTTGATAATCATTGATGGCTCGGTCAGCCAGATAATTCGCTATGACACCACCTTTCATTGATTTCTACATGACATACACAATATTGTATTCTAATAGCAGCATCTGCCATTTCGCTATCCTCCCCAAAAGTGAAGGtttttcaaacaaacatttcatCGAGTCCATCTTAGAAATAAGCCAAGTTGTATGGTAGAGCATATACTACCGTAGTTTATGCGCCGCCCAAGCTAAGGAATAACATGTCTTCTCCAACATAGAATATCGAGTTTCATAATCCGCAAACTTCTTACTTAGATAGTAGATGACATGTTCTTTCCATCTAGATGAGTCATGTTGCCCCAATACGCAGCCCATTGAGATTTCAGACATTGTCAAATAAAGGATCAATGGCCTTCCAAACGTAAGTAGTACCAACATAGGGGGACTCTTCAAGTACTATTTGATATTCTCAAAAGCCATCTGAAAATTATCATCCCATTCCACGGGGTTGTTCTTGTGCAATagtttaaagataggttcacaagtaacAATCAACTACGAAATGAACCGAGCAATGTAATTCAAACGCCCTAGCAATCCTCTGaccttttttttcaattttaaaaaacgACATCGCCAAAATAGCTTGAACTTTCTCTGGATCCACCTCAATACCTCTATTGCTGACCATAAAGCCCAACAATTTTTAGATGTGGCCCTGAATGTGCTTTTAGatggattcaacttcaactgATGTTGTCTGAACTTAGGAATAACTTCTCAACATTTTGTATGTAATCCTCATCCTCCTTGGATTTCACGATCAtatcattaatatatatttcaacTTTCTAATGTATCATATCATGAAATAGGGTAACCATAGCCTGCTGGTAAGTGGCTCttgcattcttcagaccaaatggcatgacttcgtAACAGAAAGTCCCCCACATGGTGATGAAGGTCGTCTTCTCTTGCTCCAACATTATTTAATTATACcctgaaaatccatccatgaaagagaagacGGAGTGTTTGGCTATGTTGTCCACCAGTATATTGATATGAGGCAATGAAAAGTCATCTTTAGGGCTTGTCCTGTTGAGATCGTTGTAATCGACACATACTTTGATCTTCCTGTCTTTCTTCAGAACCGGTACAACGTTTGCTATCCATTCTGGGTACCAGGCGACTGCTAGAAATCCATCATCAAAATGGTTCTTAGTATCTTCTCGCACCTTCAATAATAAATCAGGTTTCATTCTTCTCAATTTTTGCTTCACTGGAGTGCATTCCGGCTTTAGCGGCAAACAGTGGACTACTATATCGATATCAAGACCTGGCATATATTGGTAAGACCATGCAAACACATCTTTGtacttttgtaataattcaa belongs to Tripterygium wilfordii isolate XIE 37 chromosome 2, ASM1340144v1, whole genome shotgun sequence and includes:
- the LOC120009476 gene encoding uncharacterized protein LOC120009476, translating into MSEISMGCVLGQHDSSRWKEHVIYYLSKKFADYETRYSMLEKTYGDVMALSLNDGEREAKERCTLVFDGSSNMVGHNNEIRKLQVYGDSQLVICQLNDEWKTKDEKSIPYHRFIKEGMNLFDDIVFDHILREENQIANTLATLASMFDLYPNGQVQVIEIEKKEKCAYYSNIKRESDGKPWFHDNKLYLEKKEYPERASENDKRIHQRLFASFMLNGNVLYKQSSGMILLRCVDIDETNMIMKEVHDGLCITHSSGYAMMRKII